A DNA window from Parabacteroides johnsonii DSM 18315 contains the following coding sequences:
- a CDS encoding RagB/SusD family nutrient uptake outer membrane protein, with protein sequence MKNILATAAAAFLLVTSTGCSGFLDEELKSSLAPDNTYTSSYGFEVGVNGLYGWARSEFNTWGEATTSQGQACPYESFQVATDIVYAGHGDGSLVPFENLSYTSSTTFVTSYWNWGYGLIASANEILEYSEGDVNWDEPTDKAYYQAVARFFRAYAYRYLVYLYGDVPYVDKIEKNFRIDFTRTPKAEVLGKMIEDLQFAIANLPEDPDKVEVGQLTKWAAQHMLSEVYLMAGKYAEAEAAAKAVIDCGYFNLMTSRFGAEKDKAGDPFSDMFKEYNQNRTSGNMESIWVMQLEYNTTGGGGEYEDWTKRAWVPKYYNEDGFVLADSLGGRGLAQIVPFKWWIDSNDFFASSDIRNSEYNIKRNWYYNDTSSDKYGKKAEITEDTWTKFTVFPAVTKFFYGKAENLSYGGNNKDRMKFRLAETYLLLAEARLMQNNAQGAADAINVIRKRANAPEIAAKDATIDFLLDERIRELVGEELRRFTLVRTGKLVERVKKYNPHSNTMDEHHTLWPIPQTIIDSNTGAEFPQNPGY encoded by the coding sequence ATGAAAAATATATTAGCAACTGCCGCTGCCGCATTTTTATTGGTGACATCAACCGGTTGTTCTGGTTTTCTGGATGAAGAGCTAAAAAGCTCGCTGGCTCCGGACAATACATACACAAGCAGCTATGGCTTCGAAGTCGGCGTAAACGGACTGTACGGTTGGGCCCGTTCTGAGTTTAACACATGGGGAGAGGCTACCACAAGCCAGGGACAAGCTTGCCCGTACGAATCGTTCCAGGTTGCAACCGACATTGTCTATGCCGGTCATGGCGACGGTTCACTGGTTCCTTTTGAGAATTTATCCTATACCTCTTCTACCACGTTTGTCACGTCCTATTGGAACTGGGGATATGGTCTGATTGCCTCTGCAAATGAAATCCTCGAATATTCGGAAGGTGACGTCAACTGGGACGAACCGACCGACAAAGCCTATTATCAGGCTGTCGCCCGCTTCTTCCGTGCTTATGCTTACCGGTATCTGGTATATTTGTACGGAGATGTTCCATATGTCGACAAAATTGAAAAGAATTTCCGTATAGACTTTACCCGTACGCCGAAAGCGGAAGTTTTAGGCAAGATGATCGAAGACTTGCAGTTTGCAATTGCAAATCTTCCGGAAGATCCCGATAAGGTCGAAGTTGGACAATTGACTAAATGGGCTGCCCAGCATATGCTTTCGGAAGTATACCTCATGGCAGGCAAGTATGCGGAAGCGGAAGCAGCTGCAAAAGCCGTAATCGATTGCGGTTACTTCAATCTGATGACTTCACGCTTCGGTGCGGAAAAAGATAAAGCCGGTGATCCTTTCTCCGATATGTTTAAAGAGTACAACCAGAACCGTACTTCCGGCAATATGGAAAGTATCTGGGTAATGCAGCTCGAATATAACACGACCGGAGGCGGCGGGGAATATGAAGACTGGACAAAACGTGCCTGGGTTCCCAAATACTATAACGAAGACGGTTTTGTGTTGGCAGACTCTTTAGGCGGACGTGGCCTGGCACAGATCGTCCCATTCAAATGGTGGATCGACAGCAACGACTTCTTCGCTTCAAGCGATATCCGTAACTCGGAATACAACATCAAGAGGAACTGGTATTACAATGATACCTCTTCTGATAAATATGGAAAGAAAGCCGAAATTACAGAGGATACATGGACCAAGTTCACCGTATTCCCGGCTGTCACGAAATTCTTTTACGGAAAAGCTGAAAACCTGAGCTACGGCGGTAACAACAAAGACCGCATGAAGTTCCGTCTGGCCGAAACATATCTGTTATTGGCTGAAGCGCGTCTGATGCAAAACAATGCGCAAGGAGCTGCAGACGCGATCAATGTAATCCGCAAACGTGCAAACGCACCGGAAATCGCAGCCAAAGATGCCACGATCGACTTCCTGCTGGACGAACGTATCCGTGAATTGGTCGGTGAAGAGTTGCGCCGGTTTACGCTGGTTCGTACAGGCAAGCTGGTTGAGCGCGTAAAGAAATACAACCCGCACAGCAACACAATGGACGAACACCACACTTTGTGGCCGATCCCGCAGACCATCATCGACTCTAACACAGGAGCCGAGTTCCCGCAGAATCCGGGGTATTAA
- a CDS encoding glycoside hydrolase family 88/105 protein, with the protein MKTTIKYICTGLSLCACTCLVNNLPAQAETTNTAVTTTAAGWNRQSVMDVARRVADWQIKDYPENKYAKSEPRGWIAGALYMGMFDWAELSGDNTYYDWLRKIFNRQSWQVANRMYHADDVCIAQTYIDFYNKEKNENMLKPTIARADWVLNNPSNGSMDLDYSKGSTIERWTWCDALFMAPGVYTRLYTLTGNRKYMYFADGEFRATYNHLYDKDEDLFYRDSRYIGQKEANGKKVFWGRGNGWVIGGLAEILKTLPAEDTEFRPFYLELYKEMSERLAGLQGKDGYWHASLLDPDSYPSPETSATGFIVYGLAYGINQGYLLADKYLPVVKKGWEALTRAVETDGKLGWVQPVGADPKKVTRDMTELYGTGAFLMAASEIYKLADK; encoded by the coding sequence ATGAAAACTACAATCAAGTACATTTGTACAGGCCTCTCACTTTGCGCTTGTACCTGTTTAGTGAACAACCTGCCGGCACAGGCCGAAACGACAAATACCGCCGTCACTACGACAGCTGCCGGCTGGAACCGGCAAAGCGTTATGGACGTCGCCCGCCGGGTGGCAGACTGGCAGATCAAGGATTATCCCGAAAACAAATATGCCAAGAGCGAACCGCGCGGATGGATCGCCGGGGCGCTTTATATGGGGATGTTCGACTGGGCGGAACTGAGTGGAGACAATACCTATTACGACTGGCTCCGGAAAATCTTCAACCGCCAGAGCTGGCAAGTCGCTAACCGGATGTATCATGCCGACGACGTTTGTATCGCACAAACCTACATCGATTTCTATAATAAGGAAAAGAACGAGAATATGCTGAAACCGACTATCGCTCGCGCTGACTGGGTTTTGAACAACCCTTCCAACGGAAGTATGGACCTCGATTACAGCAAAGGCAGCACGATCGAACGCTGGACCTGGTGTGACGCCCTCTTCATGGCGCCCGGTGTCTACACGCGGCTCTACACACTGACCGGCAACCGCAAATACATGTATTTTGCCGATGGCGAATTTCGTGCTACTTACAATCACCTGTATGATAAAGACGAAGATCTCTTCTATCGCGATAGCCGCTATATCGGACAGAAAGAAGCCAACGGCAAGAAGGTGTTCTGGGGACGCGGCAACGGTTGGGTAATCGGCGGATTGGCGGAAATATTGAAGACGCTGCCGGCGGAAGATACCGAGTTCCGACCTTTCTATCTCGAACTTTATAAGGAGATGTCCGAGCGCCTCGCCGGGCTGCAAGGGAAAGACGGTTACTGGCATGCCAGCCTGCTGGACCCGGACAGCTATCCTTCGCCCGAAACAAGCGCGACCGGATTTATCGTCTACGGCCTGGCATACGGAATCAACCAGGGTTATCTGCTGGCAGACAAATACCTGCCTGTCGTAAAAAAAGGCTGGGAAGCATTGACACGCGCCGTTGAAACGGACGGAAAATTGGGTTGGGTCCAGCCGGTAGGCGCCGATCCGAAAAAGGTGACACGCGACATGACCGAGCTCTATGGTACAGGTGCATTCCTGATGGCTGCATCGGAAATTTACAAATTAGCAGACAAATGA